In Arachis hypogaea cultivar Tifrunner chromosome 2, arahy.Tifrunner.gnm2.J5K5, whole genome shotgun sequence, a genomic segment contains:
- the LOC112723766 gene encoding probable L-type lectin-domain containing receptor kinase VII.2, whose translation YANATIDDHSHSSILTLTNHTSFSIGRAFYPSKIPTKSSFSSNPLPFSTSFIFSIAPFKHLLPGHGFVFLFSPFEGANGVSSAQHLGLFNLTNNGNPKNYVFGIEFDVFKNQEFNDINDNHVGLDVNSLTSLTSQDDIWVSGKHDEKFKELKLNNGENYQVWIEYSDSRVNVAMAIAGKRRPNRPLISELVNLSDVFLDEMFVGFCGATEQLIESHKILAWSFSNSNFSIGDGLVTTNLPSFGFVLGISFGIFIFVIGSAAMVFVVLLKRKRSKRMEEEGDIEDWELEYWPHRISYEDIYAATKAFSEQNIIEFGGMLKDVAMGVLYLHESWEVKVLHRDIKASNVSLEKDMNARLGDFRLARMHHHEQIPNTSRVIRTVGYMAPELLRTGRASSSGHGFHLAFS comes from the coding sequence TATGCAAATGCCACTATTGATGATCACTCTCACTCTTCAATTCTCACCCTTACCAACCATACCTCTTTTTCTATTGGCCGTGCTTTCTACCCttccaagatcccaacaaaatcttccttttcttccaacCCTTTACCGTTCTCAACCTCCTTCATCTTCTCCATTGCACCATTCAAACACCTTCTCCCTGGCcatggttttgtgttcttgttCTCACCTTTTGAAGGAGCAAACGGGGTTAGCTCAGCTCAGCACCTTGGCCTCTTCAACTTGACCAACAATGGTAaccccaaaaactatgtttttggGATTGAGTTTGATGTGTTCAAGAACCAAGAATTCAATGACATCAATGATAACCATGTGGGTTTGGATGTGAATTCTCTTACTTCTTTGACCTCACAGGATGATATTTGGGTCAGTGGAAAACATGATGAAAAGTTTAAGGAATTGAAGCTTAACAATGGTGAGAACTATCAAGTGTGGATTGAGTATTCAGATTCTAGAGTTAATGTAGCAATGGCTATTGCAGGGAAAAGAAGGCCTAATAGGCCTTTGATTAGTGAACTTGTGAATCTTTCTGATGTCTTTTTGGATGAAATGTTTGTGGGATTCTGTGGGGCAACAGAGCAACTTATTGAGAGTCACAAGATTTTGGCATGGAGCTTTAGCAACTCAAATTTTTCGATCGGCGATGGTTTGGTGACTACGAATTTGCCTTCATTTGGTTTTGTTTTAGGGATCAGTTTTGGAATTTTTATCTTTGTTATTGGTAGTGCAGCCATGGTGTTTGTTGTTTtgctcaaaagaaaaagaagcaaaagaatggAGGAAGAGGGAGATATTGAAGATTGGGAATTAGAGTATTGGCCACACCGTATTAGTTATGAAGACATTTATGCTGCAACTAAAGCATTTTCAGAACAGAATATAATTGAGTTTGGAGGTATGCTGAAGGATGTGGCTATGGGGGTATTGTATTTGCATGAGAGTTGGGAAGTTAAGGTGTTGCATAGGGACATAAAAGCAAGCAATGTATCACTTGAGAAGGATATGAATGCAAGGTTGGGGGATTTTAGACTCGCCCGGATGCATCATCATGAGCAGATACCTAACACCTCTCGAGTGATCAGAACGGTTGGCTACATGGCACCGGAACTACTAAGAACCGGGAGAGCCTCGAGCAGCGGCCATGGCTTCCACCTTGCATTTTCATAA